The nucleotide sequence GGGTCATTTCCAGCCCTGCCTCGCCCGCTTGCTGCATGGCAAGCCATTGCAAATACCAGGTTTGCGATCGCTGACCGCACAACTGCAGATAAAACTCCGAACCATTCGGCGCATCCAGCCCCCGTCCCTGATAAAGCTGCCGCAAATAGCGAATGACATTGGCATCGAGAATGACATCCGCGTCCAGAATCTGGCCGGTCAACGGATTCACCCGCGACGGGCCAAACCCAATGGCCCAATTGCTCAACGAATCAGACCAGCGCACCACGTTGTAGCGCACGTCAGACGGATCCCAAGTCGCGTTATTCGGCATTTGTCGCGCTTCAATAGCGTTCTGAAACCCCGCTGCGGCAAAGGCTTCATTCCAAACCAAAATGCCCTGGCGAATGGCCTCGCGATATTCCGGTGGCGTCGTATTTTCAATCCAAAACACGATGGGCTCTTGGGGGGGCGACATCTCAGCCTGGGGATCTTGCTTTTCGAGATGCCAGCGATTGATGTAGCGCACAAAGGGATCAGCACGACGAACTTGCTGGGGGGCTCGAAATGCCGTGGTAAAGTAGCCAACCCGTTCGTCCGCCTGACGCGGTTGATAACTGTTATTCACTGGCAATGCCGACAGGCTATAGCGCACCTGCAAGGCAAAGCCCCGACTATCCGGAATGCCATCCAGGGAAAAGCTAAACAATGCGGCGAGCGGATCCGTCGCGCCCCCACCGACAAAACCGACCACAGTGCCTACTTCCAGATTTTCAGGAAACATCTGCAACGACTCGAGCTGCGACAGCTCCGGATTACGGCTGTAATTGCTCAAGGCCCAGCCCAATCCCTCGGTCAGATTGGCTAAATCTCGCTCCATCAGCAGGGTCGATAAATCGATCAGCTTGGCCTGCGTGCTGGGGTCGATACTGACCACATCCACCACGAAGATAATGGAATCGCTGAATGACGTTTCTTGGAGTCGTTGTTGCCAACTTTCACCGCCAGTGTTGCGCAAGTACGTGTTAGGCACGGCCACCTGCACGCGATCGCCCGGCATCGCGCGAAACTGCATCACAAAATCATTGATCGGCCAGCCGCGAAACAGCCCCGCTTCTCCCAAACCGGATTCCAACGTTGCCGAGAGCAAAAAGTTGCGATTGAACTGCCGGGGCGTGAGGGCCAGGTAAGCTTCGCCGCGATCGACATTGCTATAGACCGTCAGCAAACCTTCTTGCTTTTCCAGATTTTGAGTCAGTTCTGCAAAGTCCAGCAGCGCCCCTACCGCGTCATCGGTTTCCGTCACCACGTCATCAGCCTGGGCATAGGCAACAGTCTGATGAGACCAAGTTCCTCCTAGCGCCAACAACACAGCTAAACACACGCCAACGATGCTAAGTACCAGGAATTTTAGGGAACGGGTCAGACGATTCATGAATTTTCTACTGTGCAGAATGGCTCCTATACAGTTTGAACGGCTCAGCACAATTTTGGGACAACTTTAAGGAGAAGTTTCGGAAACAAGCTAATGAATTGAAAGGCCAAGACGGCTGTTGCTACTTAATTCAATTTTCATCTCTAAAACCATACCCAAAATGTATCGGGGACGCTGAGAGCTTGTTCGAAACTTGCCAGCCTTAACAGATGCCTAGTGATCTAAACAATGCTGAATATCAGGTGCACTGTAGCCGAGATAAAACCCAGTGCAATCCACAAAACTGTTGAATCTGTGGGTTTCGTAGACTCGACACTACGCTACCGTCTCATCAACTCCGGTCCAACGCTGTACTAGCAGAGCAGCGCGATCAGGTGCCATTAATGAGCATGGGAGAGACAACCGCTCACCATGGTCAACAGCAAAGCCAGCGTAGATGCACGGTGCAGTCATAGGCCTCCAGGCTAGAAACGCTAGAGGCAAAACAGGCATACAGCGCGGCCTTAACCTGCTGTGTCGCCATCATCGTCGTCCTCTAACTCATCCACCATGTTGGGACTGATTAGAGTGATATCAAATTCATCCGGTGGCGTAGGATTCGTCGAGTCGCGCCGCAGTTGATAAAAGATGGCTCTGGCTTGTGGCCCAAAGACAATTTCGTCCTCATTTTTGAGGTCATGGGCAGGTACTTTGCGACCATTGATTAACATACCGTTGGCACTGGGTTTGCCCTTGAGGTTGCCATCAACAATGCGGTAATAGAAGGTGTTGTCGTCTTTGGGCAATTGCACCAGGGTTGCATGGTGACGCGACACAAACTGTGATGAGAGGCGAATGTCGCACTTCGGGTCGCGGCCGATGGAATAGACTGAGCCGTCTAGGATAATCTCGCGGCGGCCTTTACTATCTTCGACGATAAAGATGTTGCTGAGTTGAGATTCTGAAGCCATCCCGACGATTATTCCTTACCGCGCTGAGTTAACAGTACTATCACAAACCTTTATGGTGTTGCCACTTAGATTCTGTAACAGTAACATCACATTTGGTCATCAGCTTAACTACTGAACACAAAGTTGTCGGCTGCAAGCATACAGGAGCCATGACCTCTCTCAAGAATGCCCGAAAAAACTGGAACAGACCACGTTTCGTGGGGACAGATAGAGGCGGCATCCGACTGTTTCTCGCTATTCGCCAAAAGTCGTCCAACTGAGCTCGGCGGCATGCGGGAAAGTGTTATCGCCGCCGCTGCGAAAATCGATAGCTAGTGACGGATGGCGAGTTCGGCCTGCAAAAAGTCGATAAATTGTCGAGCGGTGCGGCCAGAACGGCCATTGTGCCGAGTCGCCCACTGGAGGGCTCGCTGTTGCAAAGTCTCATCGTCAATCTGGAGCTGGGCTTGCGTCGCGAGGTGACGCACGATCGCTAAATACGTCTTCTGATCAGCTGCATCAAAGGTGAGGGTAAGACCAAAGCGATCGCTAAACGACAGCTTTTCTTGCAGGGTATCCCAAGACTGAATTTCGTCTTGATCACTGGGGCGGGGGCGATCGCTAAAGTATTCCCGCACTAAATGTCGGCGGTTGGAGGTGGCATACACCACAACGTTTTGGGCACGGGCGGTCACATTGCCTTCCAGCACGACCTTGAGCGCTTTAAAGGCGTCGTCATCTTCTTCAAAGGACAAATCATCCACAAAGATGATGAACTTTTGCGGCAAGTCTCGCACTTGCTCCACAATCGCCGGGAGCTCGGTCATGCCCGCCTTATCGACTTGAATCAGCCGCAGACCGCGATCGCCATACTCATTGACCAACGCTTTCACCAGCGACGATTTGCCCGAACCGCGACTGCCGTATAGCAACACATGCAGGGCGGAGTATCCCGCCAGCAAAAACTCCGTATTTTGAATCAACCGTTGACGCGGATCGTCATAGGCGGCCAAATCGTCCAACTGCACGGGATCAGGATGTGGTACGCCGACCAGCGTATCCGCTTGCCAGCGAAACACGCGATATTGCCCCATGGGACCAATGCCTTGCTGACGGTAATAGGTCGCTAGCTCGATCAGGCCAGTCTGCCAGTCCGGTAGCGCCGGAAAGGAGACCTCAGGCCAGGACTCCGTGTCTAAGTGCCACACGATAGGAGTCTCGGGCACTTGGCAAACCGTTTGCACCCATTGACTGAGTTGCTGACTTCGACAAGCATAGAGGCCCTGGAGACGACGCAGGTCACTCTGGGCGGCATGTAAAAGGGCGGGGGGCAATTCCTGCACTGGGAGGCGCTGGGCCAGTTGCGAGAAGGGATTATCCGATCGCACAATTTGCTCAATCAAATGCCCCTGCCAGGTTTGCTGTGCGGCGGCTAATTCCCGAAACCAGTGCCCGTAGGCGATCAAACATTCAGCGGAGTCTTCTCGGCAAAGGGCGTCGAGCAAATTGAGCCACGCTCGGCTAATCGGCGTCTCTAACACCGACTGATACAGCAACAGACCCGCTGCCTGCTGCTGAAATCGCTGTACCGACGCGATCGCCTTAGCTGCTAATCCACCCATACTTCACTCCCTGCTGACGCCTGCTCCACTGAAGGAATCGGAATTTTTACAATCTCAGTTTTGTCGGACAGGCACCTTGCCTGCACTGGAACAGCCGAGACGGCTGTCCACACTTAATTAAATTTCCATTCCTTAGCAAGATACCGCCCAGATGCCTGCCCCTCTCAATTCTGCGACAAAATCTAGCCCGCTGAAAGTGACTCACCTGCCAACCATCGACGGAACTTCACCCACACCCCCCGCCACCCTCTCACCCTGCCACCCTCTCACCCATCCACCCATCCACCCTCTCACCCATCCACCCATCCACCCTCTCACCCTGCCACCCTCACACCCATCCACCCTGCCACCCTCTCACCCATCCACCCTCCTCAAGCGGTTCCAAAAGTCCTTACAATGGCACTAACGAAAAGATGACGTGAATTCAGTTCAGGACGTTTGCATGGCAGACCAACTCCTTCGGGCCACCGCCGCCGATGGCGGCATTCGGATTGTCGGCACCATTACCACCGACTTAGTAGCAGAAGCCCGACGGCGCCACCAACTGACCTACGTCGGCACCGCCGCTTTAGGTCGCGCGATTTCGGCGGGGCTACTCTTAGTTTCCAGCATGAAACGGGCCGAGTCGCACATCAATCTGCGAGTCAAAGGCGATGGGCCGATGGGCGGGGTCATGGTCGATGCGGGACTAGATGGTAGTGTTCGTGGCTATGTCGATCGCCCCGAAATTGAACTGCCCCCGACAGAAACTGGCAAGCTGAACGTGGGAGGCGCGATCGGGCGCAACGGCTACCTCTATGTGGTGCGTGATGTGGGCTACGGTCAGCCCTATTCCAGCACAGTAGAGCTGATTTCCGGCGAAATTGGCGAAGATCTTACCTATTACCTGGCGACGTCTGAACAAACCCCTTCGGCGTTGGCGCTCGGTGTGCACGTCGATGAGCAAGGCGTCGAGGCGGCGGGAGGCTTGCTACTGCAAGTGATGCCCAAAGCCGCGCGCGATGAATCCTTGATTTCGCTGCTTGAGTCCCGCATGGGCACGCTGGCTGACTTTACGCCCAAGCTACTGGACAAGCAAACTCTGCCTGAAATTTTTGAAGCGCTAGTCGGCGATTTGAATCTAGAGATTCTGCACGACGCCGAACCGATGAACATTCGCTTCCACTGTCCTTGCACTTACGATCGCATGTTGGGAGCCCTCAAAATGCTCGGTGTGGATGAGCTGCAAGACATGATCGAAAAAGATGACGGGGCCGAAGCCACTTGTCACTTCTGCGGCGAAGTCTACACCGCCGACAGCAACAAACTCGCCGGATTGATTGACGATCTCAAGAAACAGCGATCGGAAGCTTTGAATTAGGCTGATTCAGCCAAGATGCTGGGCTATGGTGCATTACGCTGCGCTAATGACACCCTACGAATGGCAATGCTTTGCCAGATCGCCTTAACTGTGACCGACTCCACCGACTTAACTACGCTCACCTCATCCACCCAGCTACCCTCACACGCCGCTCAACGATCCCCGCCATATGGCACTCTGGACAGTAGACCGACCAAACTGCTGGAGGAGCGATGGGCACGACGCCGAAGATTATTGCGCTGGATGACGATCCCACCGGATCACAGACGGTTCATAGCTGTTTGCTGTTGCTGCAGTGGGATGTCGAGACGCTGGTGCTGGGTCTAAAGGATGACTCACCGCTGATGTTTGTGCTGACGAACACACGAGCACTGTCGCCGGAGCAGGCCGAAGCCGTCACGCGAGAAGTGTGTCAAAACCTGAAGGTGGCTATTCCCCAAGCGGGCGTTGAAGAATTTTTGGTCGTCAGTCGTTCGGACTCGACGCTGCGGGGCCACTACCCGATCGAAACGGATGCGATCGCGGCTGAACTGGGTCCCTTTGACGCCCACTTCATGGTGCCCGCCTTTTTCGAAGGGGGCCGCATTACCCGCGACAGCATCCACTACGTCGTGCAAAATGGCACCCCCGTGCCCGCCCACGAGACGGAATTTGCGAAAGATTCTGTCTTTGGCTACAGCACCGCCTATCTGCCGGACTATGTGGCCGAAAAAACCGGAGGCGCGATCGCCCCTGAGCAAGTCGAACGCTTCACTCTAGAGCGAATGCGATCGGGCGTTTCAGATGCCTTAATGAGGCTCGAAGGCAATGTGTGTGTGGCGGTAGATGGCGAAACCCAAGCAGACTTGAACACCTTTGCCCAAGAAGTTTTGGCCGCCGCTGCTGACGGCAAGCGCTTCTTATTTCGCAGTGCAGCGAGTCTGTTAACCGCGTTGGCAGCGCTGCCTCCCCAGCCCATCGCCGCCGAAGACATGGCGCAATACGTCAAAGACCATCATCCCGGCGCGATTCTCATTGGCTCCCATGTGAAAAAGACCACCCAGCAACTGGCCGAGTTACTCAAAGCCCCCGGCATTGTTGGCGTCGAAGTCGATGTGACGCAGATGTTGGACGATTGGGCCGCTGGGCGATCTCGCCTCTTAGACTCCACCCTGGCCCAGGTCAGCCAAATTCACGCACAGGGCCAAACACCCGCGATTTACACGAGTCGCGAAGAACTGACCTTTCCCGATGTGCAAATTCGCCTTGCCTTTGGAGAGCAGGTGTCAGGTCTCTTGATGGACATTGTGCGGGGCTTGCCCAGCGACCTGGGCTTTTTGATCAGCAAAGGGGGCATCACCTCTAACGACACCCTAAGTCAGGGACTCGCCCTCCGCACGACCCGGTTATTGGGACAGATCTTGCCCGGAGTCTCGGTCGTCCGTACCGCAGCTGACCATCCTCAATTTGCAGCCATGCCCGTAGTGCTCTTTCCCGGCAATGTTGGCGACGAAAATGCCCTTGCTCTGGCCTATCAGAGGCTAAGCTAGGGAAGCCGCTAAAAGCACCCATCAGCGATGATCCCCGTTTTCCCGCTATGGGTTGCCTGATACGGCATCATCAACATTGCAATTGTGGAAAGTGTCATGTCTGAGGCAGATAGATTCCGGGTCGTCATCTTCGGGTCTGCACGTTTGAAGCCCGAAGATACGGTGTATGAGCAGGTGCGACGGTTAGCCCGGTTGCTCGGGCGAGAAGGCATGGATGTCGTCACAGGCGGTGGCCCCGGCTTGATGGAAGCGGCCAACTGGGGCCATCGCGAAGGGCGGGAAGACCCCAACAGTGTTGACGGATCGAGCAAATCCTACGGCCTCAATATCAAACTGCCGTTTGAAGAAGCGGCCAATCCCCATGTGGATATCAAGCACGATTACGATCGCTTCTCCGAACGGCTCGATCATTTTATGCACCTGGCCAATGCCGTCGTGGTCGCTCCCGGTGGCGTCGGCACGCTGCTAGAGCTGGCCTACACCTGGCAGTTGATGCAGGTCGAGCACATTTGCAATATCCCCATCGTGCTACTAGGCGATATGTGGGAAGACTTTTTGCGCTGGGTCAAAGCCTGGCCCCTCGAGAAACGGCTCATCAATCCCGAAGACTACGAGATGCTGTACCTCGTGCGGACGTCCGACGAAGCCTTTGAAATTGTCCGTGCTGCTCAACGCAAGTTTGTCGAAAGCAGCAGCGAGTTTTGCCTCAACTATCAACAGTACAAACTGTAAGGGCTTCACTTCGCCACCAACCAGTGGGCACGCTGTTTGCTGAGGAGATCTCTGGAAAAGAATTTCCCGTTCGTAGGGTGTCATGAGCGCAGCGTCATGCACCGCAACCGGGCATTTTTGTTTCCTTTCCGGAGGTCTCCTTAGCCAAAAGCCTCTGGTACCACCTCAAACCTCAATGGACGGGTTAGTCGTGTGGGGCCAAGTTTGCAAAACCTATAGATTCAATAGCCCTGTGGGTCGCACTGCGTTTGACCCACGCTACACCGCACCCGAATTTTTAGCCTTGACCGAGCACCAGGGGATTGCTTTTGGACAAGAGAGAAATTGAGACTCTGAGTTGGAAAAATCGCTTAAGACTGGAAAGCGGACAAATCCAGGCCCGCTTGAGTCGTGAAGAACGCTTGGAGCTTCGCCGTGATCTGGGCCACCCCGCCCTCGACGTTGGATTCAACATTGAGGGGCAACACGGGGTCGTGCAGCGACAGTCGCAGCAAAAACCAGCCGTCTTCGTTCGCATTGGTGCAAGCAACGCGAATTCCCTCATAGTTATTGGGCACGATCGCCCAGCCGGGTTGCTCCGCAACAAATGTCTGCAGTTGCGTAATCACTTGGTTGCCGTGGGTCTTAAAGTCAGGTTCCAAAATTTTGAGGCGCAATTCCTGGCTTTCGACGGGTTCTTGCAGGTTGGCAATGAGGTCAGTCAAGCGTTTGCCGCTGAGTCGGGCCTTAGCGAGTTCACCCAACAGCTTGCTCACGAGGTAGGCACCGTCGTCCAAAAAGTAGTTTTCGCGCATGGCTCCGTGGCCCGAGGTTTCGATCGCCAACCAAGATTCCTGCCCGGCCTCATTTAGCCGCATCGCCTCGTTGATCACATTTTTGTAGCCCCGCTTAAAGCGATGGTGGACGCCATCCAAGTCTTGCTCGATAAAGCGAGTGAGACCGTCGGAGGTGATGGAGTCGGTGACAATGGTCGAACCGGGATGTTCTTGCAGCACGATCGCAGCAATCAGCGCAATCAGTCGATTCCGATTTAGTTCGCGCCCTTCGTGATCAACGGCAGCGCCGCGATCGACATCCGTGTCAAAGATGATGCCAAAGTCCGCCTGGTTAGCGGTGACAGCGCCACAAATCGCGGCCATCGCCACTGCATTTTCCGGATTGGGGACGTGATTCGGAAAGTTGCCATCCGGGTCGAGAAACTGACTGCCAGTGGTATCGGCTCCCAACGGTTCTAACACCTTGTCAGTGTAGAAACCACCGGCGCCATTGCCCGCATCCACAACGATTTTCAACCCACGTAAGGGTTCATCAAAATGGTCGGGATGATTTACCGCTGTGCGAATCTGTCGGACTAACTCGGCAGCATACGCTGAGAGCAGATCACGGGGGACGATCGCTCCCGGCACCGTCGTCACCGCAAATTCATTCTGTGCCGCCAACTCTAAAATCTTCGTGATGTCCGGTTTGCCCAGGCCGCCCTGGCGAGTGAAAAATTTCAGCCCGTTGCGGTTGAAGGGCAAATGGCTGGCAGTGAGCATGATCGCGCCATCGCATTGAAACTCGGGCAGCACCGTACTCATAAACATCGCCGGAGTCGAGGCCAAGCCCACGTCGTAAACCCGGCTCCCCATCGCCGCCATACCTTTGATCACCGCCGCCATCAGGACGGGGCCAGATAAGCGACTGTCGCGCCCGATCGCGAGCGTCAACTCGGCAGCGGGCTGGTGCAACTGGGCGGCGAGCCAACTGACAAAGGCTTGCCCCAGCGTGTAGGCCACCTCCGGGGTCAGGTTCACGGGCTCATCCGGCACGCCAGCGATCGCCACCCCCCGAATGTCGGACCCATTTTGCAGGGCAACCCAGTTCACCGATGTTGCAGAAAGAACCATGTGCGATCGCTCCGTTGCGGCTTCCTGTTCACCATAAAAGTGACCCGCGCGATTCCGCCATTTCTTCAGCTTTTTTGCACGTCAGGAGCAACCGGCTGGCGATCGCCCCGATGCGCCCCAACGTCCTGGTCACCATTTAGACTGAGCGCGATCGCTGCATCAGTGAAGTCGCCGAATAGATCGCCAGGGCCATCCAGATGCAGCCAAAGGTCACCAGATGCGTTGGGGTAAACGGCTCACGATACAAAAATACGCCCAACATGAGTTGAATCGAGGGCGCGACGTATTGAAAGAAGCCCAGCGTTGAGAGCCGCAGCCGCTTGGCCGCATTGTTAAACCACAGCAGCGGCATAGAGGTCATCACCCCGGCACCGATGAACAACAGACTCAAGCCGACGGACTCGCCAAAGTGTCCCACGCCAGTAACCTGCCAGTAGCTCACTGCCATCAATGCCAGCGGAGTAATCAGCAACGTTTCCACCGCTAGGCCCACCAGCGGGGCCACCGCCACCACTTTGCGCAGCAGTCCGTAAAACGCGAAGGTAAACGCCAGTCCCAGGGCAATCCACGGGACGGCACCAAACTGCCAGACAAAGTAACCGACACCGATCGCCGCCAGCCCCACCGCAATCTGTTGGCCCCGCAGCAGCCGCTCTCGCAAAAACACAAACCCCAGCAGCACCGTCACCAGTGGATTGATGAAATAGCCGAGGCTGGTTTCCACCACGCGATCGCTGTTCACCCCATAGATGTACAGCCCCCAATTGCAGGTCAGCAAAGTGGCCGTCACCAACAGCAAGCGCCAGGTCTTGGGCGATCGCAGCAGCACCCCCACCTCCGGTTGCCGCCGCTGCACCAGCAGAATGCCCGTCAAAAACACCAGCGACCAGATCATCCGGTGACACAGCACCTCAACGGGCGAACTCTGCTGAAAAAACTTCCAGTAAATGGGCAGCAGGCCCCAAGCCCCATAGGCCAGCACGGCATACAGGCTGCCCGCCCTCACAGTCGATGGCTGAGACGATTCGTTCAAGCCGACTCCTTACAAGACAAAACCCCTATCCTACCAAGGGAAGCAAGGTCTGCATGAAGGTACACCATTCTCCCTCTCCTCTGCTCCCTTGCCCCCCCTGCCCCTTCGCATCCACATCCCCCACCCCAGCATTCATTCCCGCAAAGCAGTGAGATAAGATAACAGAGCAAAATTGATGCCGCCACCCGAGGGGAAAGTTCGGTGCGTGAACTGCTTCACCAATCCGACACTGTGCCGCAACTGTGATGAATCTCTGCCACACAACGGATATGAGGCTCTCAGTCAGAACACCCGCTGGTGGCTTTGTATCTTGACCGCCTGCGATGCACAGGCTCGGAGATCAATCACGAATGACCACTGCGCAAATTTTGACTCACCCTGGCGTCTTTGACGTCGATCAATCGCTCACGCTGCCGCCGTTGCCCCATGGCCGCCCCTTGTTATTAATTGGTCATGGCAGCCGCGATGCCCAAGGCCGCCAAAACGTGCTGGACTTTGCCACCGCATATCAAGCTTTGGATGCTTCTCGTCCAGTCATCCCCTGCTTTTTAGAACTGACCGAACCGACCATTCAAGATGGGGTCGATCGCTGCGTGGAGGCAGGCTACACCGACATTTCGGCGCTGCCCGTGTTGCTGTTTGCCGCGCGACACAACAAATTTGATGTCACCAACGAACTCGATCGCGCCCGCCAACGGCATCCCCAAGTCACATTTCACTATGGGCGGCACTTTGGCATTGCCCCCGAAATTTTGGATTTGTGGCGCGATCGCCTCGCCCAACTCGACACCCCCACCTACAATCCCCATCAGGTTGAGCGCAAAGATACGGTCTTGCTATTTGTCGGTCGCGGCGCTAGCGATCCAGATGCCAACGGCGATGTCTACAAACTGGCGCGCATGGTGTGGGAAGGCAGCGGCTATAACACCGTGGAAACCTGCTTCATCGGCATCACCCATCCCCGGTTAGAAGAAGGCTTCCGCCGAGCGCGGCTCTATCAACCCAAACGCATCATTGTGCTGCCGTACTTCCTGTTCACAGGCGTACTGATGAAAAAGATTCAGGATATCGCCGCTCAACAGCAGGGTGACCATCCCGAGACCGAAGTCATTTGTCTGCCGGAAATGGGCATTCACCAGCAGCTCCTTGGCGTCATGCGGCGTCGGGAAATTGAAACCCAAACGGGATCAGTCGCGATGAACTGTGAAATGTGTAAGTTCCGCTTAGCCGCCTTTGAAGCCAACAGTGCTAGCCACGGGCATGACCACAGTCATGGACATGAACACGGGCACGGTGATCACGCTCATGGTCACAGCCATGGCCATACTCACGGACATTCTCATGGTCATGGACACCACCACGAGGGAGAAATGCCCGATCCCTACGCGGAACCCGCACAATATCACGATCGCATTTGGCAGGTGCCCTAACAGCGATATCTTGAGGGTGGAGTCCCGGTGCTCCGCCCCCGTTCTTCATGGTGATTGATGATGAGTGAGTCCTTTATTATTGGCGATCGCGTTTATCTCGCCACCGCGCCCCCCTACCTCAAGACAGCCGATACTATGCCCATGCTGCGCCCTGGCGACACAGTCCCCGTTGGCACGCAGGGCGTGATCTTGCAACAAAAGCCAGGTGACTACTGGGCCGTCAAATTCGAGCAAGGTGCTTTTCTTGTAGACACCAGTTATTTAAAGAAGGTCGTCTACGAAAGCAAACCCGCCGCAGAAGAATAGCGTTCACCTTACCTGCAAATGGGCCGTCGAACCGTTCCAGAGCTATTAACGCGGGGTAAAACCGCTAGACGACTGCTGAGTTAATACCAGTGCACAGGAGCACGACTATACAATCGCGTCAGTTCCCGCAAACGTTCGCGGAGTTCACCCGTGAGCATTTCGGAGCGATAGCGCCAAGCCCAGTTACCGTCGGGCTTACCTGGCGAATTCATGCGGGCAAAACTGCCCAACCCCAGCACATCTTGTAGGGGAATAATCGCTTGATTGGCGATAGAACTCAGCGCCAGACGAATCAAGTCCCAGTGAATGCCGTCGGCGTGGAGCCCCCCCAAGTACCGGAGCACGCGATCGCGCTCATATTCCGAAGCCTTGTCAAACCACCCCACCGTCGTGTCGTTATCGTGGGTGCCTGTATAAACCAGGCAATTTCTCACATAGTTGAATGGCAAATAAGGATTCGTGTGATCGCCACCAAAGGCAAACTGCAAAATCTTCATGCCGGGAAAGTCAAACTGATCTCGCAGCGCCTCGACCTCTGGCGTAATCACGCCCAAATCTTCCGCCAAAATCGGCAGACTGCCAAATTCTGCTTTCACCGCATTGAAAAACGCTTCGCCCGGCGCTTGCACCCACTCACCGTTCAAAGCGGTTTCTTCGCCTTCGGGCACGGCCCAATACGCTTCAAACCCACGAAAGTGATCGATTCGCGTCAAATCAACATAAT is from Leptolyngbya iicbica LK and encodes:
- a CDS encoding sirohydrochlorin chelatase, with the translated sequence MTTAQILTHPGVFDVDQSLTLPPLPHGRPLLLIGHGSRDAQGRQNVLDFATAYQALDASRPVIPCFLELTEPTIQDGVDRCVEAGYTDISALPVLLFAARHNKFDVTNELDRARQRHPQVTFHYGRHFGIAPEILDLWRDRLAQLDTPTYNPHQVERKDTVLLFVGRGASDPDANGDVYKLARMVWEGSGYNTVETCFIGITHPRLEEGFRRARLYQPKRIIVLPYFLFTGVLMKKIQDIAAQQQGDHPETEVICLPEMGIHQQLLGVMRRREIETQTGSVAMNCEMCKFRLAAFEANSASHGHDHSHGHEHGHGDHAHGHSHGHTHGHSHGHGHHHEGEMPDPYAEPAQYHDRIWQVP
- the sipA gene encoding regulatory protein SipA → MMSESFIIGDRVYLATAPPYLKTADTMPMLRPGDTVPVGTQGVILQQKPGDYWAVKFEQGAFLVDTSYLKKVVYESKPAAEE